In Eucalyptus grandis isolate ANBG69807.140 chromosome 4, ASM1654582v1, whole genome shotgun sequence, the following proteins share a genomic window:
- the LOC104442381 gene encoding phosphoribulokinase, chloroplastic translates to MAVCTVHTTQLLNPTCSSIASFHKKQVLFCTYGSRATKRGGVIIQSHPSSPGVVICSAAGRGDTLVIGLAADSGCGKSTFMRRLTSVFGGAAEPPKGGNPDSNTLISDTTTVICLDDYHALDRTGRKGKGVSALDPRANDFDLMYEQVKALKEGKAVEKPIYNHVTGLLDPPELIVPPKILVIEGLHPMFDQRVRELLDFSIYLDISSEVKFAWKIQRDMAERGHSLESIKASIEARKPDFDAYIDPQKQYADAVIEVLPTQLIPDDNEGKVLRVRLIMKEGLKYFKPVYLFDEGSTISWIPCGRKLTCSYPGIKFFYGPDTYFGHEVFVLEMDGQFDRLAELIYVESHLSNISTKFYGEVTQQMLKHSDFPGSNNGTGLFQTIIGLKIRDLWEQIVATKTGAPLEAAKA, encoded by the exons ATGGCAGTGTGCACTGTCCACACAACCCAATTACTCAACCCCACATGCTCATCAATCGCAAGCTTCCACAAGAAACAGGTCCTTTTCTGCACTTATGGCAGCAGAGCCACCAAGAGGGGAGGGGTCATCATCCAAAGCCACCCGTCATCACCCGGTGTGGTCATTTGCTCAGCGGCTGGCCGCGGCGACACACTGGTGATCGGTCTCGCTGCCGACTCGGGGTGCGGGAAGAGCACCTTCATGAGGAGGCTCACAAGCGTGTTCGGAGGGGCGGCTGAGCCCCCGAAGGGCGGGAACCCGGACTCCAACACCCTCATCAGCGACACAACAACCGTGATATGCCTGGATGACTACCACGCCCTGGACAGGACAGGGAGGAAGGGAAAGGGTGTCTCCGCACTCGACCCGCGCGCCAACGACTTCGACCTCATGTACGAGCAGGTCAAGGCGCTCAAGGAAGGGAAGGCAGTCGAGAAGCCCATCTACAACCACGTCACCGGCCTCCTCGACCCGCCGGAGCTCATTGTGCCGCCCAAGATCCTTGTCATTGAGGGTCTGCACCCAAT GTTTGACCAACGTGTGAGGGAATTGCTGGACTTCAGTATTTACTTGGACATAAGCAGCGAGGTGAAGTTTGCTTGGAAGATTCAG AGAGACATGGCTGAGAGAGGACACAGTCTTGAAAGCATCAAAGCTAGCATTGAGGCCAGAAAGCCAGACTTTGATGCTTATATAG ATCCACAAAAGCAATATGCAGATGCAGTGATTGAAGTGTTGCCAACCCAACTCATTCCTGATGACAACGAGGGGAAGGTGTTGAGAGTGAGACTGATAATGAAGGAAGGATTGAAGTACTTCAAACCGGTTTACCTCTTTGATGAGGGCTCAACAATTTCATGGATTCCTTGTGGAAGGAAACTCACCTGCTCTTACCCTGGCATCAAGTTCTTCTACGGCCCTGACACTTATTTTGGCCATGAG GTGTTTGTGTTGGAGATGGATGGGCAATTTGACCGACTAGCTGAGCTGATATATGTGGAGAGCCATCTCAGCAACATCTCCACCAAGTTCTATGGAGAGGTCACCCAGCAAATGCTGAAGCACTCTGATTTCCCCGGAAGCAACAATGGCACAGGCCTCTTCCAAACCATCATTGGCTTGAAGATCAGAGACCTCTGGGAACAAATAGTTGCCACCAAAACTGGTGCCCCATTGGAAGCAGCAAAAGCTTGA